A genomic region of Eucalyptus grandis isolate ANBG69807.140 chromosome 5, ASM1654582v1, whole genome shotgun sequence contains the following coding sequences:
- the LOC120293368 gene encoding protein SRG1-like isoform X2 — protein sequence METQVNIPARLLHVPWVQDIMKENPTTVPERYVRDDLEPVIMGACSGLQLPVIDLGRLVSEDCAKLELKKLHHACKDWGFFQLINHEVSPKLIEKVKKGTEELFNMPMEEKKKFWQRDGESSGFGQAFVFSEDQKLDWADIFYMFTLPASMRKPHLFPKLPLPFRDDLDAYSKETKTLAIKLLYLMAKALGMEAKDLEGIFEDGLQSMRMNYYPPCPQPELVMGLNSHSDGDAVTILLQVNEMEGLQIRKYGKWVPVKPLPGAFIINVGDVVEIITNGIYQSIEHRATVNAVKERISIATFFSPRMDAEIGPASSLITSETPAMFRRITAAEHLKGYLSRELNGKAYLDAMRVQNNET from the exons ATGGAGACGCAGGTGAACATACCAGCGAGGTTGCTCCACGTGCCATGGGTTCAAGACATAATGAAGGAGAACCCGACCACGGTTCCGGAGAGATATGTCCGCGACGATCTAGAGCCCGTGATCATGGGCGCTTGTTCTGGCTTGCAGCTCCCCGTGATTGACTTGGGGAGGTTGGTTTCGGAGGACTGCGCGAAGCTAGAGCTCAAGAAGCTGCACCATGCGTGCAAAGACTGGGGCTTCTTTCAG CTGATAAATCATGAAGTGAGCCCTAAGTTGATAGAGAAAGTGAAGAAGGGGACCGAAGAGCTGTTCAACATGCcaatggaagagaagaagaagttttGGCAGAGAGACGGCGAATCGAGCGGCTTCGGACAGGCCTTTGTGTTCTCGGAAGACCAAAAGCTTGATTGGGCTGACATCTTCTACATGTTCACTCTCCCTGCTTCTATGAGGAAGCCTCACTTATTTCCCAAACTCCCCCTTCCCTTCAG AGACGATCTGGACGCCTACTCGAAGGAAACAAAAACCCTAGCAATAAAGCTCCTCTACCTCATGGCGAAGGCCTTAGGAATGGAAGCAAAGGACCTTGAGGGTATATTCGAAGATGGGTTGCAATCGATGAGGATGAATTATTACCCGCCGTGTCCGCAACCCGAGCTCGTGATGGGCCTCAACTCTCACTCTGATGGCGACGCGGTTACCATCCTCCTCCAGGTCAACGAAATGGAGGGCCTCCAGATAAGGAAATATGGGAAGTGGGTTCCTGTGAAACCTCTCCCCGGTGCTTTCATCATCAATGTTGGAGACGTTGTTGAG ATTATAACAAATGGGATTTACCAGAGCATCGAGCATCGAGCAACAGTGAATGCAGTGAAGGAGAGGATCTCCATTGCAACGTTCTTCAGTCCGAGAATGGATGCTGAGATCGGTCCTGCGTCGAGCCTCATCACCTCGGAAACCCCAGCAATGTTCAGGAGGATAACAGCGGCAGAACATCTGAAGGGCTATCTATCAAGGGAGCTCAACGGAAAAGCTTATCTCGACGCCATGAGGGTTCAGAACAACGAAACCTAG
- the LOC120293368 gene encoding protein SRG1-like isoform X1, with the protein MEARVNIPARLLHVPWVQDIMKENPTTVPERYVRDDLEPVIMGACSGLQLPVIDLGRLVSEDCAKLELKKLHHACKDWGFFQLINHEVSPKLIEKVKKGTEELFNMPMEEKKKFWQRDGESSGFGQAFVFSEDQKLDWADIFYMFTLPASMRKPHLFPKLPLPFRDDLDAYSKETKTLAIKLLYLMAKALGMEAKDLEGIFEDGLQSMRMNYYPPCPQPELVMGLNSHSDGDAVTILLQVNEMEGLQIRKYGKWVPVKPLPGAFIINVGDVVEQIITNGIYQSIEHRATVNAVKERISIATFFSPRMDAEIGPASSLITSETPAMFRRITAAEHLKGYLSRELNGKAYLDAMRVQNNET; encoded by the exons ATGGAAGCACGT GTGAACATACCAGCGAGGTTGCTCCACGTGCCATGGGTTCAAGACATAATGAAGGAGAACCCGACCACGGTTCCGGAGAGATATGTCCGCGACGATCTAGAGCCCGTGATCATGGGCGCTTGTTCTGGCTTGCAGCTCCCCGTGATTGACTTGGGGAGGTTGGTTTCGGAGGACTGCGCGAAGCTAGAGCTCAAGAAGCTGCACCATGCGTGCAAAGACTGGGGCTTCTTTCAG CTGATAAATCATGAAGTGAGCCCTAAGTTGATAGAGAAAGTGAAGAAGGGGACCGAAGAGCTGTTCAACATGCcaatggaagagaagaagaagttttGGCAGAGAGACGGCGAATCGAGCGGCTTCGGACAGGCCTTTGTGTTCTCGGAAGACCAAAAGCTTGATTGGGCTGACATCTTCTACATGTTCACTCTCCCTGCTTCTATGAGGAAGCCTCACTTATTTCCCAAACTCCCCCTTCCCTTCAG AGACGATCTGGACGCCTACTCGAAGGAAACAAAAACCCTAGCAATAAAGCTCCTCTACCTCATGGCGAAGGCCTTAGGAATGGAAGCAAAGGACCTTGAGGGTATATTCGAAGATGGGTTGCAATCGATGAGGATGAATTATTACCCGCCGTGTCCGCAACCCGAGCTCGTGATGGGCCTCAACTCTCACTCTGATGGCGACGCGGTTACCATCCTCCTCCAGGTCAACGAAATGGAGGGCCTCCAGATAAGGAAATATGGGAAGTGGGTTCCTGTGAAACCTCTCCCCGGTGCTTTCATCATCAATGTTGGAGACGTTGTTGAG CAGATTATAACAAATGGGATTTACCAGAGCATCGAGCATCGAGCAACAGTGAATGCAGTGAAGGAGAGGATCTCCATTGCAACGTTCTTCAGTCCGAGAATGGATGCTGAGATCGGTCCTGCGTCGAGCCTCATCACCTCGGAAACCCCAGCAATGTTCAGGAGGATAACAGCGGCAGAACATCTGAAGGGCTATCTATCAAGGGAGCTCAACGGAAAAGCTTATCTCGACGCCATGAGGGTTCAGAACAACGAAACCTAG
- the LOC104445099 gene encoding protein SRG1-like isoform X2, which produces METQVNIPARLLHVPWVQDIMKENPTTVPERYVRDDLEPVIMGACSGLQLPVIDLGRLVSEDCAKLELKKLHHACKDWGFFQLINHEVSPKLIEKVKKGTEELFNMPMEEKKKFWQRDGESSGFGQAFVFSEDQKLDWADIFYMFTLPASMRKPHLFPKLPLPFRDDLDAYSKETKTLAIKLLYLMAKALGMEAKDLEGIFEDGLQSMRMNYYPPCPQPELVMGLNSHSDGDAVTILLQVNEMEGLQIRKDGKWVPVKPLPGAFIINVGDVVEIITNGIYQSIEHRATVNAVKERISIATFFSPRMDAEIGPASSLITSETPAMFRRITAAEHLKGYLSRELNGKAYLDAMRVQNNET; this is translated from the exons ATGGAGACGCAGGTGAACATACCAGCGAGGTTGCTCCACGTGCCATGGGTTCAAGACATAATGAAGGAGAACCCGACCACGGTTCCGGAGAGATATGTCCGCGACGATCTAGAGCCCGTGATCATGGGCGCTTGTTCTGGCTTGCAGCTCCCCGTGATTGACTTGGGGAGGTTGGTTTCGGAGGACTGCGCGAAGCTAGAGCTCAAGAAGCTGCACCATGCGTGCAAAGACTGGGGCTTCTTTCAG CTGATAAATCATGAAGTGAGCCCTAAGTTGATAGAGAAAGTGAAGAAGGGGACCGAAGAGCTGTTCAACATGCcaatggaagagaagaagaagttttGGCAGAGAGACGGCGAATCGAGCGGCTTCGGACAGGCCTTTGTGTTCTCGGAAGACCAAAAGCTTGATTGGGCTGACATCTTCTACATGTTCACTCTCCCTGCTTCTATGAGGAAGCCTCACTTATTTCCCAAACTCCCCCTTCCCTTCAG AGACGATCTGGACGCCTACTCGAAGGAAACAAAAACCCTAGCAATAAAGCTCCTCTACCTCATGGCGAAGGCCTTAGGAATGGAAGCAAAGGACCTTGAGGGTATATTCGAAGATGGGTTGCAATCGATGAGGATGAATTATTACCCGCCGTGTCCGCAACCCGAGCTCGTGATGGGCCTCAACTCTCACTCTGATGGCGACGCGGTTACCATCCTCCTCCAGGTCAACGAAATGGAGGGCCTCCAGATAAGGAAAGATGGGAAGTGGGTTCCTGTGAAACCTCTCCCCGGTGCTTTCATCATCAATGTTGGAGACGTTGTTGAG ATTATAACAAATGGGATTTACCAGAGCATCGAGCATCGAGCAACAGTGAATGCAGTGAAGGAGAGGATCTCCATTGCAACGTTCTTCAGTCCGAGAATGGATGCTGAGATCGGTCCTGCGTCGAGCCTCATCACCTCGGAAACCCCAGCAATGTTCAGGAGGATAACAGCGGCAGAACATCTGAAGGGCTATCTATCAAGGGAGCTCAACGGAAAAGCTTATCTCGACGCCATGAGGGTTCAGAACAACGAAACCTAG
- the LOC104445099 gene encoding protein SRG1-like isoform X1, producing MEARVNIPARLLHVPWVQDIMKENPTTVPERYVRDDLEPVIMGACSGLQLPVIDLGRLVSEDCAKLELKKLHHACKDWGFFQLINHEVSPKLIEKVKKGTEELFNMPMEEKKKFWQRDGESSGFGQAFVFSEDQKLDWADIFYMFTLPASMRKPHLFPKLPLPFRDDLDAYSKETKTLAIKLLYLMAKALGMEAKDLEGIFEDGLQSMRMNYYPPCPQPELVMGLNSHSDGDAVTILLQVNEMEGLQIRKDGKWVPVKPLPGAFIINVGDVVEQIITNGIYQSIEHRATVNAVKERISIATFFSPRMDAEIGPASSLITSETPAMFRRITAAEHLKGYLSRELNGKAYLDAMRVQNNET from the exons ATGGAAGCACGT GTGAACATACCAGCGAGGTTGCTCCACGTGCCATGGGTTCAAGACATAATGAAGGAGAACCCGACCACGGTTCCGGAGAGATATGTCCGCGACGATCTAGAGCCCGTGATCATGGGCGCTTGTTCTGGCTTGCAGCTCCCCGTGATTGACTTGGGGAGGTTGGTTTCGGAGGACTGCGCGAAGCTAGAGCTCAAGAAGCTGCACCATGCGTGCAAAGACTGGGGCTTCTTTCAG CTGATAAATCATGAAGTGAGCCCTAAGTTGATAGAGAAAGTGAAGAAGGGGACCGAAGAGCTGTTCAACATGCcaatggaagagaagaagaagttttGGCAGAGAGACGGCGAATCGAGCGGCTTCGGACAGGCCTTTGTGTTCTCGGAAGACCAAAAGCTTGATTGGGCTGACATCTTCTACATGTTCACTCTCCCTGCTTCTATGAGGAAGCCTCACTTATTTCCCAAACTCCCCCTTCCCTTCAG AGACGATCTGGACGCCTACTCGAAGGAAACAAAAACCCTAGCAATAAAGCTCCTCTACCTCATGGCGAAGGCCTTAGGAATGGAAGCAAAGGACCTTGAGGGTATATTCGAAGATGGGTTGCAATCGATGAGGATGAATTATTACCCGCCGTGTCCGCAACCCGAGCTCGTGATGGGCCTCAACTCTCACTCTGATGGCGACGCGGTTACCATCCTCCTCCAGGTCAACGAAATGGAGGGCCTCCAGATAAGGAAAGATGGGAAGTGGGTTCCTGTGAAACCTCTCCCCGGTGCTTTCATCATCAATGTTGGAGACGTTGTTGAG CAGATTATAACAAATGGGATTTACCAGAGCATCGAGCATCGAGCAACAGTGAATGCAGTGAAGGAGAGGATCTCCATTGCAACGTTCTTCAGTCCGAGAATGGATGCTGAGATCGGTCCTGCGTCGAGCCTCATCACCTCGGAAACCCCAGCAATGTTCAGGAGGATAACAGCGGCAGAACATCTGAAGGGCTATCTATCAAGGGAGCTCAACGGAAAAGCTTATCTCGACGCCATGAGGGTTCAGAACAACGAAACCTAG